In Colletotrichum destructivum chromosome 8, complete sequence, the following proteins share a genomic window:
- a CDS encoding Putative heterokaryon incompatibility — protein MHLPRYVGDLGAAHLHVLSKLKNKMSTRCTRCVGVTVDNLVRLAEIEFQADEFPKEAFYQHHESFPLLEKAADAGCELCQLILKCFVHTPCDEEEPINWPGGWDEDLARHRTGQRRTMYTLAQRLVASDVKLSINASHLYSFEPLDAVEVFDEIMVQVGPSHTNDDEGYGIWGCPPLKLTLTAHKGIDTRYKDFRIRRYEVDPDLASPKTHELARQWLSDCRNNHENCVSDRKHELPTRVIDVEAGGTSHVRLVLTRGVRDAYAALSHCWGGAISPSLTTETLRPFQDSIPVGSLPPNFCDAITITREIGLRFLWIDCLCIQQDSKSDWETESKKMGSVYRNSTVTISAMVSTGSKAGILKTDLGVPLKSEPITIGMSNINGSSRISIQRKDPDEESLRRLDTESALQTRGWTLQEYILSPRHIMYGKSMVYWRCPQEFISPDGLSSGNKSPETLYKKLTNVIYSDVLSSPRTTPFDIKVVLDDYYDLISAYSGRRLTYASDKLPAFSGLAQRLHPVVGGDYLAGLWTADFRRGLLWIPEMKFCRHSNDEYRAPSWSWAVTDDKVLFEQSVTLGPSPSSAQLLDYTVHPRVPDNPYGEISALKLVLKVLTKPLVRSRQVIGTILDRASIGSAVFDEPAGDEDLTTMGSPELFRVQEEDRDYVVSVISRPGDETHWELNLALYREDEYTLILVHTDDSSEEEPGWSSSPALCLIVRQRADNTEELYERVGFARLQTPKLSWLETWERQVLTLV, from the exons ATGCATTTACCCCGCTATGTTGGTGACCTTGGGGCAGCACATCTTCACGTTCTCTCCAAGCTCAAGAATAAGATGTCCACTCGGTGTACCCGCTGTGTAGGCGTCACCGTCGACAATCTGGTCCGTCTTGCGGAGATTGAGTTCCAGGCAGATGAATTCCCGAAAGAGGCCTTCTACCAACACCATGAATCATTTCCCTTGCTAGAAAAAGCCGCAGATGCCGGTTGCGAGCTATGCCAGCTAATCCTCAAGTGTTTTGTACACACGCCTTGCGATGAAGAAGAGCCCATTAATTGGCCCGGGGGATGGGACGAAGATCTTGCTCGTCATCGAACAGGGCAACGGCGGACGATGTACACACTTGCTCAGCGACTTGTTGCCTCGGATGTCAAGCTCTCTATCAACGCCTCACACTTGTATAGCTTCGAACCTCTTGATGCCGTCGAGGTATTTGATGAGATCATGGTGCAAGTCGGTCCATCCCATACCAATGACGATGAGGGATACGGCATCTGGGGGTGTCCACCCCTGAAATTAACCTTGACTGCTCATAAAG GCATTGATACACGCTACAAAGATTTCCGGATCAGACGCTACGAGGTTGACCCTGATCTGGCATCTCCCAAAACCCACGAGCTCGCCAGGCAATGGTTGTCGGACTGCCGCAACAACCATGAGAACTGTGTCTCCGACCGGAAGCACGAACTACCCACCAGAGTCATTGATGTAGAAGCAGGCGGTACTAGCCACGTACGACTGGTTTTAACCCGCGGCGTCAGAGATGCTTATGCCGCTCTTAGCCACTGCTGGGGCGGTGCGATCTCTCCCTCGTTGACAACCGAGACCCTGAGACCGTTCCAGGATTCCATCCCCGTTGGGTCCTTACCGCCGAACTTTTGCGACGCCATTACAATCACTCGTGAAATAGGCCTTCGATTCTTATGGATAGACTGTCTTTGCATTCAGCAAGACTCAAAGTCGGACTGGGAGACTGAATCTAAGAAAATGGGCTCGGTTTACCGCAACTCGACAGTGACTATCTCTGCCATGGTTTCGACAGGGAGCAAAGCGGGCATTCTTAAGACAGACCTGGGTGTACCCTTGAAGAGTGAACCCATTACCATCGGCATGTCCAATATCAATGGCAGCAGTCGCATCTCCATTCAAAGAAAGGACCCAGACGAAGAAAgtctccgccgccttgaCACAGAAAGTGCACTGCAGACGAGGGGTTGGACACTCCAGGAATACATACTGTCCCCGAGACATATTATGTACGGCAAAAGCATGGTGTACTGGAGGTGTCCCCAGGAATTTATCTCACCAGATGGGCTGTCTTCTGGCAATAAATCGCCAGAGACCCTCTACAAAAAGTTGACAAACGTCATCTACTCTGACGTCCTCAGCTCCCCAAGGACAACCCCATTTGATATAAAAGTTGTCCTCGACGACTACTACGATCTGATCAGCGCTTATAGCGGGAGAAGACTGACGTACGCATCCGACAAACTTCCAGCATTTTCGGGTCTGGCGCAACGTCTCCATCCAGTCGTAGGGGGAGACTATTTGGCCGGTCTTTGGACCGCCGACTTTCGACGTGGACTCTTGTGGATTCCCGAGATGAAGTTTTGCCGCCACAGCAACGATGAGTACCGCGCTCCGTCATGGTCCTGGGCCGTGACAGACGACAAGGTGCTCTTTGAGCAATCCGTCACACTGGGGCCGAGTCCCTCAAGCGCTCAGCTCCTAGACTACACTGTTCACCCAAGAGTCCCGGATAACCCATACGGTGAAATCTCGGCGCTGAAGCTTGTGCTGAAGGTTTTAACAAAGCCACTGGTCCGCAGTCGCCAGGTCATCGGTACCATTTTGGATCGTGCCTCAATAGGGAGTGCCGTATTCGACGAACCCGCGGGCGATGAGGACCTGACGACAATGGGATCTCCAGAGTTATTCAGAGTTCAAGAGGAAGATAGGGATTATGTTGTGTCGGTCATTTCTAGACCGGGAGACGAAACGCATTGGGAATTGAACTTGGCTCTGTACCGGGAGGACGAGTACACGCTGATACTGGTTCACACTGATGACAGCTCGGAGGAAGAACCAGGTTGGTCAAGTTCTCCGGCGCTTTGCTTGATCGTCCGTCAGAGAGCCGACAATACTGAAGAGTTATACGAGAGAGTTGGATTCGCCCGGTTACAGACGCCCAAGTTGTCTTGGCTGGAGACCTGGGAACGGCAGGTCTTGACGCTAGTTTAA
- a CDS encoding Putative major facilitator superfamily, MFS transporter superfamily, which yields MAAPINEPCLSPTGSLPSEDDEEQQLLFELDELRGLKPPEQLSTPGLLLLTCPSLGLQVYWFLLQSSGTPYLRSLGMSPSSISLTWALGPIFGAFAQPIIGQLSDELHHPLGRRKPVMIAGALTTVISTLLMACAPELTAPFTGHPPATNIPWQPRALAVACLVVVLLALTAYSVGVRAIVVDACPPSQQSVAAAFSMRWNVLGSAVLSTAGFVFTTTTRQSSETDPIVAFRTLACVAAICSAATVGLVCWFVPRDATPPLRQSGSGSGIGRVCAMCLPGELARRWGRLPPLTGKVCGVQLVAWFGWFPVLYYMSTYAHETALSEFLQTPNLEPSSSPEAKAKPYALYASLSFSLGTLLSTLLLTLLSHIFTILHPRNLPRLWLLSQLLASASLLLTIPFQTSTASLILLSLIGATQAVTMWVPFALINTELAEVRTGVAGVQGLHNMAISLPQVASALVCAAVLAGLDLLGVGRDAVWLLRLAAVPVVWSAWLIWRLDGAVVL from the exons ATGGCCGCACCTATCAACGAGCCATGCCTTTCACCAACAGGAAGCCTCCCCTccgaagatgatgaagaacAACAACTCTTATttgagctcgacgagctccgcGGCCTGAAACCGCCCGAACAACTATCCACACCCGGCCTACTCCTCCTGACATGTCCCAGCCTCGGGCTTCAAGTCTACTGGTTCCTCCTACAATCCAGCGGCACG CCCTACCTCCGCTCCCTCGGCATGAGCCCCTCCTCTATCTCCCTAACCTGGGCCCTGGGCCCCATCTTTGGCGCCTTTGCCCAGCCCATAATCGGCCAGCTGAGTGACGAGCTCCACCACCCGCTCGGCCGCCGGAAGCCCGTCATGATTGCCGGCGCCCTCACCACAGTCATCTCCACACTGCTCATGGCCTGCGCCCCCGAACTCACCGCACCCTTCACCGGCCACCCTCCGGCCACAAACATCCCTTGGCAGCCCCGCGCACTGGCCGTCGCCTGCCTGGTGGTTGTGCTGCTAGCCTTGACCGCCTACTCCGTCGGCGTgcgcgccatcgtcgtcgacgcctgtCCGCCGTCCCAACagtccgtcgccgccgccttttcCATGCGCTGGAACGTTCTCGGATCCGCCGTGCTCTCCACCGCGGGCTTcgtcttcaccaccaccaccagacAGTCCTCAGAAACCGACCCCATCGTCGCGTTTCGCACGCTGGCCTGCGTCGCGGCCATCTGCTCCGCGGCCACCGTCGGGCTTGTCTGCTGGTTCGTCCCGCGGGATGCCACGCCGCCTCTCCGGCAGTCCGGTTCCGGGTCCGGAATCGGGCGGGTCTGCGCCATGTGTCTGCCGGGCGAGCTGGCACGACGCTGGGGGCGGTTGCCACCGCTGACGGGCAAGGTCTGCGGTGTGCAGCTGGTTGCGTGGTTTGGGTGGTTTCCGGTTTTGTATTACATGTCTAC GTATGCTCACGAAACAG CATTATCCGAATTCCTCCAAACCCCCAACCTCGagccttcctcctccccagaAGCCAAAGCAAAGCCCTACGCCCTCTACGcatccctctccttctccctaGGAACCCTACTGTCCACCCTCCTCCTGACCCTTCTCTCTCACATCTTCACTATCCTCCACCCCCGCAACCTCCCGCGCCTCTGGTTGCTCTCCCAGCTCCTCGCCAgcgcctccctcctcctcacaATCCCCTTTCAAACCTCCACAGcctccctcatcctcctctccctcatcGGTGCAACCCAGGCCGTGACGATGTGGGTCCCGTTCGCGCTGATCAACACCGAACTTGCCGAGGTGCGTACCGGCGTGGCGGGCGTCCAGGGGCTGCATAACATGGCCATTTCGCTCCCGCAGGTTGCCAGCGCGCTGGTTTGcgcggcggtgctggcggGGTTGGATTTGCTTGGGGTTGGACGAGATGCGGTGTGGTTGttgaggctggcggcggtgccggttGTCTGGTCGGCGTGGTTGATTTGGCGGTTGGATGGGGCTGTGGTACTGTGA
- a CDS encoding Putative mycotoxin biosynthesis protein UstYa: MPSTEYRRLSTSRDDDLDDISSAIQEKYVPPKKKKTLLFRASAVLAAVLGLGVYTAAVLYYAQEYIHKPYCPRFAANDTVHLWDKVGYKPMSFDPATPHHSDSFLGSPSAELDANWRKLLLTFSSRLPDSEAQRLGPNSDAIPFDDGKGGFVGGIAVVHNLHCINYVYQTIHGDYYFPNITEGQKKKQKSHLSHCLHHLMSSAKCQADMTPVLLHWTVDDHVPVLKWDGVQRSCVDWEGLMKWGDEHSMTHSETMPSVSKMKHPIYGHFVDERGRFILANAEGVVDFEEFSQRPDYQQWAREQGMGASKEDAERFLEEFARKQNERHHL, translated from the exons ATGCCTTCAACCGAGTATCGCCGACTCTCGACGTCCAgggacgacgacctggacgatATCTCCTCCGCAATTCAGGAGAAATATGTcccgccgaagaagaagaagactcTTCTCTTTCGTGCTTCAGCAGTGCTGGCTGCGGTTCTGGGGCTAGGTGTCTACACCGCGGCGGTGCTGTACTATGCGCAGGAGTACATTCACAAGCCGTACTGTCCGCGGTTTGCGGCAAATGATACGGTTCACTTGTGG GACAAAGTCGGATACAAGCCCATGTCCTTCGATCCAGCCACGCCACACCACTCCGACTCCTTCCTCGGCAGCCCAAGCGCGGAACTCGACGCGAACTGGCGCAAGCTGCTTTTGA CCTTTTCGAGCCGGCTCCCCGATTCCGAAGCACAGAGGCTGGGTCCTAACTCGGATGCCATTCCTTTCGATGACGGCAAGGGCGGTTT cgtcggcggcatcgccgtaGTACACAACCTGCACTGCATC AACTACGTCTACCAGACCATACACGGGGACTACTACTTCCCCAACATCACCGAGgggcagaagaagaaacaaaaaaGCCACCTTT CACACTGCCTCCACCACCTCATGTCCTCGGCCAAGTGCCAGGCCGACATGacgccggtgctgctgcactgGACGGTGGACGACCACGTCCCGGTCCTGAAATGGGACGGCGTGCAGCGGTCCTGCGTCGACTGGGAGGGCTTGATGAAATGGGGAGATGAGCACTCGATGACGCATTCTGAGACGATGCCGTCGGTATCTA AAATGAAACACCCCATCTACG GTCACTTTGTCGATGAGCGCGGCAGGttcatcctcgccaacgccgaggGAGTGGTGGACTTTGAGGAGTTCTCGCAGAGGCCGGATTACCAGCAATGGGCGAGGGAGCAGGGCATGGGGGCGAGCAAAGAGGATGCAGAGCGGTTTTTGGAGGAATTTGCCAGGAAGCAGAATGAGCGTCATCATCTGTAA
- a CDS encoding Putative mycotoxin biosynthesis protein UstYa — protein MPTPPIMPSREDSTARSSSDYEEKHGLLEGVVSSPLAGASPRMRWAVILLALSNAVSLCALFYAAVRPQPVPTTVVYPPQPDWFPPQIPVKKVFQSEPVFGQEPNDESIAAWNSLLPKGRGWVHMLNKTALPDMPGLNQSLPEHIALPSVYHQLHCLYSTMRSYYDLLGYINNPHQSRELPTDPGWNKEHLNHCWDYLRQNIMCAADVTLEWHRWNEKVETGWGYEHQCKDWDALTEWVLERRTSNNWGLLRGEGERIPLKEGS, from the exons ATGCCCACGCCTCCAATAATGCCCTCCCGCGAGGACAGCACCGCGCGGTCATCCTCCGACTACGAGGAGAAACACGGCCTGCTTGAAGGCGTCGTATCCAGCCCTCTAGCCGGTGCGTCGCCACGCATGCGCTGGGCCGTGATATTGCTGGCTCTGTCCAACGCCGTCTCTCTGTGTGCGCTGTTCTACGCCGCGGTGAGGCCACAGCCCGTGCCGACCACGGTGGTATATCCGCCTCAGCCTGATTGGTTCCCTCCGCAGA TCCCCGTGAAGAAAGTCTTCCAGAGCGAGCCGGTGTTCGGGCAGGAGCCGAATGATGAGAGTATCGCGGCATGGAACTCGCTTTTACCAA AGGGCCGCGGCTGGGTTCACATGCTCAACAAGACAGCCCTCCCCGACATGCCGGGCCTGAACCAGTCGCTGCCAGAGCACATCGCGCTGCCGTCGGTATATCACCAGCTGCACTGTCTC TATAGCACAATGCGCAGCTACTACGACCTCCTGGGCTACATCAACAACCCGCACCAGAGCCGCGAGCTCCCCACTGACCCGGGCTGGAACAAGGAGCACCTGAACCACTGCTGGGACTACCTGCGGCAGAACATCATGTGCGCGGCGGACGTGACGCTGGAGTGGCATCGGTGGAACGAAAAGGTCGAGACGGGCTGGGGGTACGAGCACCAGTGTAAGGACTGGGACGCGCTGACGGAGTGGGTGCTCGAGAGGCGCACGTCGAACAACTGGGGCTTGTtgaggggggagggcgagaggaTTCCGCTGAAGGAGGGCTCGTAG
- a CDS encoding Putative sugar transporter, major facilitator superfamily, MFS transporter superfamily produces the protein MLQQAPSGGPLEPGTLKTVDTSADCTDPTDLRDLPELTDISEDAGPSSTMEPEESVAAAPAKGLRFWAIVAALAASKLMLALEITIVSTALPTIVHTLGMGSSYVWVSNGAALASAAIAPPLGQLSDLFGRRHPTCLSVLLFVIGGIISGAAASGPQLIAGRVVQGLGAGGINVMSAIVVSDLVSVRHRGKYMAVMLTAYLLGAVSGPLLGGVLVQAGAWRWVFWLPVPFGVVSFLVLALFLKGKVRDADSSRRERLRRVDYGGNVVLTASTGSMLYAVTYGGSEYPWSDARIIASLTAGVLGLGLFLLLERHLTRINNNNKNNNTVEPVMPLRLLNHREGATVAAGAFASSLLSNWANFLLPVYFQGVRMSTPSRAGVQLLPIVAVAVPASIVSVVLVSKLGRYKVLHVAGFAGMCVACGLFSILDAASGDEEWILMEVLFSLGLGMVINTLLPAFQGAVGESDQAVATSTFTFVQSLANIWSVTMPASIFNNRFGALAGRISDEQVRAQLGGGRAYGFATRAFLEGLQETARVEVVEVFGDAVSGVWYVAAGIAGVAALLACAEGEVVLREKLETDFALEEKVDGVVKVAERASSK, from the exons ATGTTACAGCAGGCCCCGTCAGGCGGTCCTCTGGAACCTGGCACCCTGAAGACAGTCGACACCTCGGCGGACTGTACGGACCCGACGGATTTGAGGGACTTGCCGGAGTTGACGGACATTTCGGAGGATGCAGGGCCAAGCTCGACGATGGAGCCAGAAGAGTCAGTCGCCGCAGCGCCAGCAAAAGGGCTCCGCTTCTGGGCCATCGTTGCCGCCCTGGCAGCAAGCAAGCTCATGCTGGCCCTCGAGATCACCATCGTGTCCACCGCCCTGCCGACCATTGTGCACACGCTCGGTATGGGGTCGAGCTATGTGTGGGTTTCCAACGGGGCTGCGCTGGCAAG CGCAGCAATAGCCCCGCCTCTCGGTCAGCTGTCCGACCTCtttggccgccgccatcccacCTGCCTATCCGtgctcctcttcgtcatcggcggcatcatctcCGGCGCCGCAGCCTCCGGCCCGCAGCTCATCGCCGGACGGGTCGTCCAGGGCCTCGGCGCAGGCGGCATCAACGTCATGTCCGCCATCGTGGTTTCCGATCTCGTCTCCGTCCGCCACCGAGGGAAGTACATGGCCGTCATGCTGACCGCCTACCTGCTGGGCGCCGTAAGCGGCCCGTTGTTGGGGGGCGTGCTGGTCCAGGCCGGTGCTTGGCGGTGGGTGTTTTGGCTGCCTGTGCCGTTTGGCGTCGTGAGCTTTCTGGTCTTGGCTCTTTTTTTGAAAGGGAAGGTCAGGGACGCGGACTCAAGCCGCCGGGAGCGTCTCCGGCGCGTGGATTACGGCGGCAACGTGGTgctgacggcctcgaccggCTCCATGCTGTACGCCGTCACGTACGGCGGATCCGAGTACCCCTGGTCCGATGCCCGGATCATCGCCTCGCTCACCGCCGGTGTGCTGGGGCTGGGTCTGTTCTTGCTTCTGGAGCGACACCTCACGcgcatcaacaacaacaacaagaacaacaacacagTCGAGCCGGTCATGCCGCTCCGCCTGCTCAACCACCGAGAGGGAGCCACCGTGGCGGCCGGGGCGTTCGCCAGCAGCCTACTCAGCAACTGGGCCAACTTTTTGTTGCCGGTGTACTTCCAGGGCGTGCGCATGTCGACGCCCTCCCGGGCCGGCGTGCAGCTGCtgcccatcgtcgccgtcgccgtccccgCGAGCATCGTTTCCGTCGTCTTGGTGAGTAAGCTCGGGCGGTACAAGGTGCTGCACGTGGCCGGGTTCGCGGGGATGTGCGTCGCGTGCGGGCTGTTCAGCATCCTGGACGCCGCGTCGGGAGACGAGGAGTGGATCCTGATGGAGGTTCTGTTCTCGCTCGGGCTGGGCATGGTAATCAACACGCTGTTGCCGGCGTTCCAAGGTGCGGTGGGCGAGAGCGATCAGGCGGTCGCCACGAGTACCTTCACGTTCGTGCAGAGCCTGGCCAACATCTGGAGTgtgacgatgccggcctcgatATTCAACAACAGGTTTGGGGCGCTCGCCGGTCGGATATCGGATGAGCAGGTTAGGGcgcagctgggcggcggtAGGGCGTACGGGTTCGCGACACGGGCGTTCTTGGAGGGTCTGCaggagacggcgagggtTGAGGTTGTGGAAGTGTTTGGAGATGCCGTCAGTGGCGTTTGGTATGTCGCGGCTGGCATTGCCGGTGTTGCGGCCTTGCTGGCGTGTGCGGAGGGGGAGGTTGTCTTGAGGGAGAAGTTGGAGACGGACTTTGCTCTGGAGGAGAAGGTTGACGGTGTGGTTAAAGTTGCTGAAAGAGCTTCTTCCAAGTAG